A window of Cetobacterium sp. ZOR0034 contains these coding sequences:
- the rapZ gene encoding RNase adapter RapZ, translating into MELIILTGLSGSGKSTGLKTLEDLGFFTMDNIPFRFAGLILKDLQTSSKDSSVKRIALGLDIRTIIDANDFDTFFNEIDNLEIDYKIIFLEASTQSILNRYNLTRRKHPLTKDTLLQSIEDEIYLMEDIKDKANMIVDTSFLTAKELSRKIEMAVASFSKNILLNIHLQSFGFKHGVPIDADMIFDVRTLPNPYYLENLREKTGFNDDVYDYVMSFESAQALYSKILDLITFLIPGYIKDEKRHLTIGIGCSGGKHRSVSFVRRLQKDLNSLDDINIYSIHREKERGNW; encoded by the coding sequence ATGGAGTTGATTATTTTAACTGGACTTAGTGGCTCTGGAAAGTCAACAGGTTTAAAAACTTTAGAGGATCTAGGATTTTTCACAATGGACAATATCCCTTTCAGATTTGCCGGATTGATTTTAAAAGACCTACAAACTTCTAGTAAAGATAGTAGCGTTAAAAGAATAGCCCTGGGTCTTGATATCAGAACAATAATTGACGCAAACGATTTTGATACTTTTTTTAATGAGATTGATAATCTTGAAATTGACTATAAAATAATATTTCTAGAAGCTTCAACTCAATCTATATTGAACAGATACAATCTTACAAGAAGGAAACACCCCTTGACTAAGGATACTCTACTACAAAGTATTGAAGATGAAATATATCTTATGGAAGATATCAAAGATAAAGCCAATATGATTGTCGATACGAGCTTTTTAACCGCTAAGGAGTTATCTAGAAAAATAGAGATGGCTGTAGCTTCTTTCTCTAAAAATATTTTATTAAATATACATCTTCAGTCATTCGGATTTAAACATGGTGTCCCTATCGATGCAGATATGATTTTTGATGTAAGAACTTTGCCTAATCCGTATTATCTAGAAAATTTACGAGAAAAAACAGGATTTAACGATGATGTCTATGATTACGTTATGAGCTTTGAATCCGCACAAGCTTTATACTCTAAAATTTTAGATTTAATAACTTTCCTTATCCCCGGATATATCAAAGATGAGAAAAGGCATCTTACCATAGGCATTGGATGCAGCGGTGGAAAACATCGTTCTGTCTCTTTTGTTAGAAGGCTTCAAAAAGATTTAAACAGTTTAGATGATATCAATATTTACTCTATACATAGAGAGAAAGAGAGAGGAAATTGGTAA
- the uvrC gene encoding excinuclease ABC subunit UvrC: MITVFNKEIPSNPGVYLMKNNSKIIYVGKAKNLSKRVNSYFNREHSDEKTKELVKNIDDIDFIICNSEIDALILENNLIKKYSPKYNINLKDEKTYPYILITDERFPKISIIRTTKKLNQNLGDYFGPFPFGAWNLKSTISKLYKIRDCNRDMEKIYPRPCLKFYMNLCSGPCKYKNILNEYSENISDAKEILKGNTTSIIQKLEKNMTSAAENMEFEKAIMFREQKKEIENNIQKQVTEAASSIDEDIFTLILEDNKVFLCVLNVREGKILGKNFHSINLENTIFDDIIEDTIMSYYSKYPIPKNIIFEDSMANLEKDITFIFEAISKHKVSLFFPKIKSRRRELLEMGILNLKKDIENFYNKKTIVEKGLSDLYTKLNLKRFPFKIECFDISNIQGKDAVASMSVSVEGKKAKKLYRKFKITTKDTPDDFAMMREVIERRYSKLPVEEFPDAILIDGGLGQINAVGQILEDIGKGGISELLSIAKKEEEIYKYTENTPYIFLKSDEALKILQRVRDEAHRFGVTYHRLLRNKRVISSQLDNIPGIGPKRKEILLKTFGSVKQIQNATLEELEKVIPKQLALKIKEMI; the protein is encoded by the coding sequence ATGATTACTGTTTTTAATAAAGAGATTCCTAGCAATCCTGGAGTATACTTAATGAAAAACAACTCTAAAATTATATATGTCGGAAAAGCTAAAAATCTTTCAAAAAGAGTTAATTCTTACTTCAATAGAGAGCACTCTGATGAAAAAACTAAAGAGCTTGTTAAAAATATCGACGATATCGATTTTATTATTTGTAACTCTGAAATCGATGCTTTAATTTTAGAAAATAATTTGATAAAAAAATATTCTCCGAAATATAATATAAATTTAAAAGATGAAAAAACTTATCCCTATATTTTAATTACTGATGAACGATTCCCTAAGATTTCAATCATTAGAACTACTAAAAAATTAAATCAAAATCTAGGTGATTATTTTGGACCATTTCCCTTTGGAGCTTGGAATTTAAAATCTACTATTTCCAAACTTTATAAAATTAGAGATTGCAATAGAGATATGGAAAAAATATATCCTAGACCCTGTCTTAAATTTTATATGAACCTTTGTAGCGGACCTTGTAAATATAAAAATATTTTAAATGAATATAGCGAAAATATTTCTGATGCGAAGGAAATTTTAAAAGGAAACACAACATCAATAATTCAAAAATTAGAAAAAAATATGACCTCTGCTGCTGAAAATATGGAATTTGAAAAAGCTATTATGTTCAGAGAACAAAAAAAAGAGATTGAAAACAACATACAAAAACAAGTAACAGAGGCTGCTTCATCTATTGATGAGGACATCTTTACACTTATTCTAGAAGACAATAAAGTTTTTCTTTGTGTTTTAAACGTTAGAGAAGGAAAAATCTTAGGAAAAAACTTTCACTCTATAAATTTAGAAAATACTATTTTTGATGATATTATTGAAGATACTATTATGAGTTATTACTCTAAGTATCCTATTCCCAAAAATATAATTTTCGAAGATTCTATGGCTAACCTTGAAAAAGATATAACTTTTATCTTTGAAGCTATTTCTAAACATAAAGTATCTCTATTTTTCCCTAAAATAAAGTCTCGTAGAAGAGAACTCTTAGAAATGGGGATTTTAAATCTAAAAAAAGATATCGAGAATTTTTACAATAAAAAAACTATTGTTGAAAAAGGATTGAGTGATTTATATACGAAACTTAATCTCAAACGATTCCCATTTAAAATAGAATGTTTTGATATATCAAATATCCAAGGTAAAGATGCCGTTGCTTCTATGAGTGTCAGTGTCGAAGGAAAAAAAGCAAAAAAACTTTATCGAAAATTTAAAATTACAACTAAAGATACCCCCGATGATTTCGCTATGATGAGAGAGGTTATTGAAAGGCGTTACTCTAAATTACCTGTCGAAGAATTTCCAGATGCTATTTTAATAGATGGTGGTCTTGGCCAGATTAATGCTGTCGGACAAATTCTTGAAGATATCGGAAAAGGAGGAATTTCTGAACTTTTAAGTATTGCCAAAAAAGAAGAGGAAATTTATAAATATACAGAAAATACTCCATATATATTTTTGAAAAGTGATGAAGCTTTAAAAATTCTACAAAGAGTCAGGGATGAAGCTCATAGATTTGGAGTTACTTATCATCGATTACTACGAAATAAAAGGGTAATATCTAGTCAGTTAGATAACATCCCTGGTATTGGACCAAAAAGAAAAGAGATTCTTTTAAAAACTTTTGGTTCGGTAAAACAAATTCAAAATGCAACTTTAGAGGAATTAGAAAAAGTTATTCCTAAACAGCTAGCCTTAAAAATAAAGGAGATGATTTAA
- a CDS encoding ABC transporter permease: protein MVSIILSLILATIRQAAPILITAIGGMFSEVCGVVNIGLEGMMLIGAFSSAVVSYYTGSWVLGILAGAISGGLIALIHAIISIKYRGNQTVSGVAINLFASGFTIFMLRVLFEQASNSPSATRIPLLFNFSILIYIIYGLAIWSGYFLYKTVTGLRMRAVGEYPLAADTVGISVAKIRYFGVVMSGVFAGLGGTYLAIGALSQFSKEMSAGRGFIALAALVFGKWKPKGVLFASLLFGFADAAQTVIQQYVTFIPPQFIQMIPYLLTLLALAGVVGKAVAPSAAGKPYDKNTI from the coding sequence ATGGTAAGTATCATTTTAAGTTTAATTTTAGCCACAATCAGACAGGCTGCTCCAATTCTTATTACAGCAATTGGTGGAATGTTCTCAGAAGTTTGTGGAGTTGTTAATATAGGTCTTGAAGGAATGATGCTTATTGGAGCATTCTCTTCAGCTGTTGTTTCTTACTACACTGGAAGCTGGGTTCTTGGAATTTTAGCTGGTGCTATATCTGGTGGACTGATTGCTCTAATTCATGCTATAATCAGTATCAAGTATAGAGGAAATCAAACTGTTTCTGGAGTTGCGATAAATCTTTTCGCATCTGGATTTACAATCTTCATGTTAAGAGTTCTATTTGAACAAGCATCAAATAGTCCTTCTGCAACTAGAATACCATTACTATTTAACTTCTCTATATTAATTTATATCATATATGGTTTAGCTATTTGGTCTGGTTATTTCCTTTACAAGACGGTTACTGGTCTTAGAATGAGAGCTGTAGGAGAATATCCTTTAGCTGCTGATACTGTTGGTATAAGCGTTGCTAAAATTAGATATTTTGGTGTTGTTATGTCTGGAGTCTTTGCTGGACTTGGTGGAACATACTTAGCAATTGGAGCTCTTAGCCAATTCTCTAAAGAGATGTCTGCCGGAAGAGGATTCATTGCGTTAGCCGCACTTGTTTTTGGTAAGTGGAAACCAAAAGGAGTTTTATTTGCAAGTTTATTATTTGGATTTGCTGATGCTGCACAAACAGTAATTCAACAATATGTTACATTTATTCCACCTCAATTTATCCAAATGATACCTTACTTATTAACACTTCTAGCTCTAGCTGGAGTTGTTGGTAAAGCAGTTGCACCTAGTGCTGCTGGAAAACCTTATGATAAAAATACAATCTAA
- a CDS encoding ABC transporter ATP-binding protein — MNNYILEMQHIRKTFLDGKVIANDDITLKILKGEKHAIVGENGAGKSTLMKMLNGLYTPTSGKIFYHGKEVQIDSPSKAAELGIGMVYQHFMLVPTLTVAENMILGVEPKKGLSLDINKARQDVIEVSKKYGLAIDPDALVSDLSIGMQQRVEILKILFKGANLLVFDEPTAVLTPQEIKELYKIMDNLIAEGKTIIFISHKLQEVLDISNNITVIRRGADIANFATVDATKEKIANAMVGRAVLFTTERPEVEIGETVLSVKNVSVKDHLGVMKVENASFQIRKGEVLGIAGVEGSGQTELVEALTGLRETCSGEMILDNVILKRKTPRKISLLGLAHIPEDRHKRAAISQFSVMENFALGLERDEYSKFGLLNFFKLRKDAEMFMEKYDVRPRSVDTAFGRLSGGNQQKIIVARELEKKNNNLIIAGQPTRGVDIGAIESIHKLILNEKEKGKAVMVVSSELSEILNLSDKIAVMCAGKITGILSREEANEEKIGILMAGGKLD, encoded by the coding sequence GTGAATAATTATATCTTAGAAATGCAACACATCAGAAAAACTTTCTTAGATGGAAAAGTTATCGCAAATGACGATATCACTTTAAAAATCTTAAAAGGTGAAAAACACGCTATTGTTGGTGAAAATGGAGCAGGTAAGTCAACACTTATGAAAATGTTAAATGGTCTTTATACTCCAACTTCTGGTAAAATATTTTACCACGGGAAGGAAGTACAAATAGATTCACCTAGTAAAGCTGCTGAGTTAGGAATTGGAATGGTTTATCAACATTTTATGCTTGTTCCAACTTTAACTGTTGCTGAAAATATGATTTTAGGTGTTGAGCCTAAAAAAGGTCTATCTTTAGATATTAACAAAGCTAGACAAGATGTTATCGAGGTTTCAAAAAAATATGGATTAGCTATAGATCCAGATGCTTTAGTATCTGATCTTTCTATCGGAATGCAACAAAGAGTAGAAATTTTAAAGATTCTTTTCAAAGGTGCAAACCTTTTAGTTTTCGATGAACCTACAGCTGTTTTAACTCCACAAGAGATTAAAGAGCTTTACAAAATCATGGACAACTTAATTGCCGAAGGAAAAACTATTATCTTTATCTCTCATAAACTACAAGAGGTTCTTGATATCTCTAATAACATAACAGTTATTAGAAGAGGAGCAGATATTGCTAATTTTGCTACTGTGGATGCCACAAAGGAAAAAATTGCTAACGCAATGGTTGGAAGAGCTGTACTATTCACAACAGAGAGACCTGAAGTTGAGATTGGGGAAACTGTTTTATCTGTAAAGAATGTTAGCGTTAAAGATCATCTTGGAGTTATGAAAGTTGAAAATGCTTCATTCCAAATCAGAAAAGGTGAAGTACTTGGTATTGCCGGTGTTGAAGGAAGTGGGCAAACTGAACTTGTTGAAGCTTTAACTGGATTGAGAGAAACTTGTTCAGGTGAAATGATTCTTGACAATGTTATTTTAAAAAGAAAAACTCCTAGAAAAATATCTTTACTTGGATTGGCTCATATTCCTGAAGATAGACATAAAAGAGCTGCTATTTCACAATTTAGTGTTATGGAAAACTTCGCTCTTGGTCTTGAAAGAGATGAGTATTCAAAATTTGGTCTTCTTAATTTCTTCAAATTAAGAAAAGATGCTGAAATGTTTATGGAAAAGTATGATGTTAGACCTAGAAGTGTCGATACTGCTTTTGGTAGACTATCTGGAGGAAATCAACAAAAGATTATCGTTGCTAGAGAGTTAGAAAAGAAAAACAACAATCTTATTATAGCTGGTCAACCTACTAGAGGAGTTGATATCGGAGCTATTGAATCAATACATAAACTTATCCTTAATGAAAAAGAAAAAGGAAAAGCTGTTATGGTTGTTTCATCAGAACTATCTGAGATTTTAAATCTTTCAGATAAAATTGCAGTTATGTGTGCGGGTAAAATAACTGGAATTCTTTCTAGAGAAGAAGCAAATGAAGAAAAAATTGGAATACTTATGGCGGGTGGTAAACTTGATTAA
- a CDS encoding GrdX family protein produces MDYKIITNNNKVFNFFKETDNVIYLENHNINQVLNYIEQKCLEGHRLLSDPILYNLENQDNPFKSILITNKQIEDNSHSIKIILGVLDIVKKVSFTPKEEQSDISLEEFRFVDLNLIRDSISKINLL; encoded by the coding sequence ATGGATTATAAAATCATTACAAATAACAATAAAGTTTTTAATTTCTTCAAAGAAACAGATAATGTAATTTACTTAGAGAACCACAATATCAACCAAGTATTGAATTACATAGAACAAAAATGTCTTGAAGGTCATAGGCTTCTAAGTGATCCTATCCTATATAATTTAGAAAATCAAGATAATCCTTTTAAATCAATACTAATAACAAATAAACAAATTGAAGATAACTCTCACTCTATTAAAATTATTCTTGGAGTTTTAGATATTGTTAAAAAAGTTAGTTTCACTCCTAAAGAAGAGCAGTCAGACATATCTTTAGAAGAATTTAGGTTTGTTGATTTGAACCTAATCAGAGATAGCATCTCTAAAATAAATTTACTTTAA
- a CDS encoding carbamoyl phosphate synthase small subunit — MKGKLILENGMSFDGKIFGELGESVGELVFNTGMTGYQELLTDPSYYGQIVVMTYPMVGNYGINLEDMESNGIKLKGFIIKEDAKLPNNFRCEMTLDGFLRQYKVVGFKGVDTRHLTKIIREEGAMKALITSKDLTQKEIDEHFAKFSNKDAVEQVSTKEKYEIPGPGKRIGVIDFGVKKNILRSFEARGVHQIVFPWNVTAEELLSHDLDAVFLSNGPGDPAELTGVINEIKKLVGKLPIVGICLGHQLLAWALGGTTKKLKYGHRGCNHPVKDLEKNRIFITSQNHGYVVDKVPDSMKVTHINLNDNSIEGMRSEEHRILCVQYHPEAWPGPADSEYLFDDFLAVIEG, encoded by the coding sequence ATGAAGGGGAAGTTAATTCTTGAAAACGGAATGAGTTTCGATGGAAAAATTTTTGGAGAGCTAGGTGAAAGTGTAGGAGAACTTGTTTTTAACACGGGAATGACAGGTTACCAAGAATTACTAACAGATCCATCATACTATGGACAGATTGTTGTTATGACTTATCCGATGGTAGGAAACTACGGAATTAATTTAGAGGATATGGAATCAAACGGAATCAAATTAAAGGGGTTTATCATCAAAGAGGATGCAAAACTTCCAAATAACTTCAGATGTGAGATGACTTTAGATGGTTTCCTAAGACAATATAAAGTTGTTGGATTTAAAGGAGTAGATACAAGACATCTTACTAAAATCATAAGAGAAGAGGGAGCTATGAAGGCTCTAATAACATCAAAGGATTTAACTCAAAAAGAGATTGATGAGCATTTTGCTAAGTTTAGTAATAAAGATGCAGTAGAGCAAGTTAGTACTAAAGAGAAGTATGAGATTCCGGGACCAGGAAAAAGAATTGGGGTAATTGATTTTGGAGTTAAAAAGAATATACTTAGATCTTTCGAGGCAAGAGGAGTTCACCAAATCGTTTTCCCTTGGAATGTGACAGCTGAAGAGCTATTATCTCATGATTTAGACGCAGTGTTCTTATCGAATGGACCAGGGGATCCTGCAGAATTAACTGGTGTTATTAATGAAATCAAAAAATTAGTAGGGAAATTACCAATTGTTGGAATATGTTTAGGACATCAACTGTTAGCTTGGGCTTTAGGTGGGACTACAAAAAAATTAAAATATGGACATAGAGGATGTAATCATCCAGTAAAAGACTTAGAGAAGAATAGAATATTTATAACTTCTCAAAATCACGGATATGTTGTAGATAAAGTTCCTGATTCAATGAAAGTTACACATATAAACTTAAATGATAACTCAATTGAAGGAATGAGAAGTGAAGAACACAGAATACTGTGTGTTCAATATCATCCAGAGGCATGGCCAGGACCAGCTGATTCAGAATATTTATTTGATGATTTCTTAGCAGTAATAGAGGGATAA
- a CDS encoding PP2C family protein-serine/threonine phosphatase, protein MIIYFSFIILFFIFFLILKKIEKKNFEETSKILKSFISKEFLTDISEDLKNDYERATTAITKQDLELDNSIEELREYKKELEVTYESLLTKSKQLEYSNQVLEQRVASLSNINSLSRTVLSIMELDKIISTILDAYFVLTGAKRISLYLWEGGRLLNKRIKGDIHFKGELSYPEEVLSQFTRKDYKKVYNEILKGFSITPDEKIIASPLTVKGKELGVIFIIEDKSKLIKSDEETISALTIQVAIAINNAQIYSDLVVKERMSQELEVASRIQKRIIPKKIKNVLGLDVATFFEPAKEIGGDYYDYSLLNEKTFSITIADVSGKGVPAAFLMALGRSVLKTLELQGEEPCCNVKKLNKLIYPDITEDMFITMMHSKYDYDSKILTYSNAGHNPLVVYNSTTGLIETHSVKGVAIGFLDDYNYKQGEIKLNIGDIVIYYTDGISEAENTNKELFGIDRLKDVLLQSSSLSAKEIKQKLLSEVNNFQNGCEQNDDITFVVIKREE, encoded by the coding sequence TTGATTATCTACTTCTCTTTTATTATTCTATTTTTTATTTTCTTTTTAATCTTGAAGAAAATTGAAAAGAAAAACTTTGAAGAAACAAGTAAAATTTTAAAAAGTTTTATAAGTAAAGAGTTCCTTACTGATATATCTGAAGATTTAAAAAATGACTACGAAAGAGCTACTACAGCTATTACAAAACAAGACTTAGAGCTTGATAATTCTATCGAAGAGTTACGGGAATATAAGAAGGAACTTGAAGTTACTTATGAATCTTTACTTACAAAATCAAAACAACTTGAATACAGTAATCAAGTTCTAGAGCAAAGAGTTGCTAGTTTATCAAATATCAATTCATTATCAAGAACAGTTTTGTCTATAATGGAGTTAGATAAAATAATCTCTACTATTCTTGACGCTTATTTTGTTCTAACAGGAGCTAAAAGAATCTCCCTTTACTTATGGGAAGGAGGACGTCTTTTAAACAAAAGAATTAAAGGTGATATTCACTTCAAAGGAGAACTGAGTTATCCTGAAGAGGTTTTATCTCAATTTACTCGTAAAGACTATAAAAAAGTTTATAACGAGATTTTAAAAGGTTTCTCTATTACACCAGATGAAAAAATAATTGCATCACCTCTTACTGTAAAAGGAAAAGAGCTTGGAGTTATCTTTATAATAGAGGACAAATCTAAACTTATAAAAAGCGACGAAGAGACAATCTCTGCACTAACTATACAAGTTGCGATTGCAATAAATAATGCTCAAATATACTCTGATTTAGTTGTTAAGGAAAGAATGTCACAAGAACTTGAAGTTGCTTCTAGAATTCAAAAAAGAATAATCCCTAAAAAGATTAAAAATGTTTTAGGATTAGATGTAGCTACTTTCTTTGAACCTGCTAAAGAGATTGGAGGAGATTACTATGATTACTCTCTTCTAAATGAAAAAACTTTTAGTATTACTATTGCTGATGTAAGTGGAAAAGGAGTTCCTGCTGCTTTCCTTATGGCACTAGGTCGTTCAGTATTAAAAACACTTGAACTTCAAGGTGAGGAACCTTGCTGTAATGTTAAAAAACTCAATAAACTTATCTATCCTGATATAACTGAAGATATGTTTATAACTATGATGCATAGCAAATACGATTACGATAGCAAAATCTTAACTTATTCAAACGCTGGACACAATCCGCTTGTTGTTTACAACAGTACTACTGGTCTTATTGAAACTCATTCTGTTAAAGGTGTTGCTATAGGATTTTTAGATGATTACAACTATAAACAAGGAGAAATAAAATTAAATATTGGCGATATTGTTATCTATTATACAGATGGAATTAGTGAAGCAGAAAACACTAATAAAGAGCTATTTGGAATAGATAGATTAAAAGATGTCTTACTTCAAAGTTCATCTCTTTCAGCTAAAGAAATAAAACAGAAGTTACTATCTGAAGTTAACAACTTCCAGAATGGTTGTGAACAAAATGATGATATCACATTCGTTGTAATTAAAAGAGAGGAATAA
- a CDS encoding ABC transporter permease, producing the protein MIKNKNILNALVPIVAVILALLIGAGIILYMGESPTKAYYYLFTGAFDGLTPIARTLLEATPLIFTGLSVLVAFKGGMFNIGAQGQMTMAGLAAAAVGGFVANVFISNVFVILIIGGLAGFLWAAVAGWLKAKLGVHEVISTIMLNYIAVSFEQYCLNYPLKAPGFNPQTPAVIESARLGKLLDVRVPLNYGFIIALVAVFVVWFVLEKTVLGYHIKAVGFNPTAAENNGINVKKIILLTLGISGFLAGLGGVERVLGGVGQYAYKTGLTATYGFDGIAVALLGKNTPIGALLAAILFAALRVGGRAMQFNTTIPSQMVIMIQAIIILLIAAENMIRSWLEKKGSKGGAE; encoded by the coding sequence TTGATTAAAAACAAAAATATATTAAATGCCCTTGTTCCTATTGTAGCTGTAATATTAGCACTACTAATTGGAGCAGGTATAATTTTATACATGGGTGAAAGTCCTACAAAAGCATACTACTATTTATTTACTGGAGCTTTTGATGGTCTTACTCCTATAGCTAGAACACTTTTAGAAGCAACTCCTCTTATATTTACAGGATTATCTGTTTTAGTTGCATTTAAGGGTGGTATGTTTAACATTGGTGCTCAAGGACAAATGACTATGGCTGGACTTGCTGCTGCTGCAGTTGGAGGATTTGTTGCTAATGTATTTATCAGTAATGTGTTTGTTATATTAATTATTGGAGGATTAGCTGGTTTCCTATGGGCTGCAGTTGCTGGTTGGTTAAAAGCTAAACTTGGAGTTCATGAGGTTATATCTACTATAATGCTTAACTATATCGCAGTTAGTTTTGAACAATATTGTTTAAATTATCCGCTTAAAGCTCCTGGATTCAATCCACAAACTCCTGCGGTTATTGAATCTGCTAGATTAGGAAAATTATTAGATGTTAGAGTTCCTTTAAACTATGGATTTATTATTGCTTTAGTTGCTGTTTTTGTAGTTTGGTTTGTACTTGAAAAAACAGTTTTAGGTTATCATATTAAAGCTGTTGGTTTCAATCCTACTGCTGCTGAAAATAATGGTATCAACGTAAAAAAAATTATTCTTTTAACTTTAGGAATTTCTGGTTTCTTAGCTGGACTTGGTGGAGTTGAAAGAGTTTTAGGTGGAGTTGGACAATACGCTTATAAAACTGGTCTAACTGCTACTTACGGATTTGATGGAATTGCTGTTGCTCTTCTTGGAAAAAATACTCCTATCGGAGCTTTACTGGCTGCAATTTTATTTGCTGCTCTTAGAGTGGGTGGAAGAGCTATGCAATTTAATACAACTATTCCTAGTCAAATGGTTATTATGATTCAAGCTATTATTATCTTATTAATTGCTGCTGAAAATATGATTAGATCTTGGTTAGAGAAAAAAGGTTCAAAAGGAGGAGCTGAGTAA